In Erigeron canadensis isolate Cc75 chromosome 7, C_canadensis_v1, whole genome shotgun sequence, one DNA window encodes the following:
- the LOC122606613 gene encoding histone acetyltransferase HAC1-like isoform X1: MNLQTHITGQYSGQVPNQVGSSFPAIQHQQNMMQNSGGQRSTLTMDPVILKARKFIHEKIYEYLMRRQQSQDLPPKKLLDIVKRLEEGLYKTATSKEEYVNLETLEIRLHDIIKRVSLNNHAQQYQQQGNTSVAMGTMIPTPGISQSANSSLNAQSSMDHSFVAANGGNTMVNTGSFIPNTMGPSGGMHSGHFTSSDVVSIFTGVSNGYQQSTSNFAVRSGGNSLISSMGAQRMASQMIPTPGFSDNNNSNNSNNNNSNNGNSLSNQSYMNMDSSNNAGILGVESTMVSQPLQQVQQLGSQNSRILHSLGSQMNGGIRSSLHQKAYGLQNGSMNGGVGMMGSNLQMMNGSGTSEGYQLASHYGNSPKPLSQHFDPHQRQMSLGDGYGSGIIDSSGAGNLYGPTTSNSSMMNNQNMNAVSLQALHKTSAPMMINQSNLHTTQQPHLQQQKQQNQSQPNQQFSYGQSQQIPDPGRQVKSEPGLEAQSEQYQSSMAANNFSQVSGENHDRFNQPDSRDMFLPSRETSHQLAVDPQNDLTRGQWKSNISDGLNVQEEFNQRITGNSISSEGSTANRTVKPLNSANSNRELEFNNQKRWLLFLMHARSCSHPPGKCLERRCIDAQKLLNHMKLCKDDVQCKHPRCPKTRELISHFNNCKDTCCPVCVPVRRYRQLIVGMRTNPTKSGPTVVETSEDLHPSMKRMKIEPQSQCQSQSQSLATDNEKSTTPQAVQKSRVEQVEVRQVDIPLAPIKPEITGFSKVSDVKHDNIEDLGRPKSEIGLIVPKETMASSNEFMKTEKEVYQAQPGTGVPAGETSVKTKSGKPKISGVSMMELFTPEQVREHIMGLRQWVGQSKAKAEKNQAMENSMSENSCQLCAVEKLSFEPPPIYCTPCGARIKRNAMYYTIGAGDTRHYFCIPCYNETRGDSINVDGTNCLKAKMEKKKNDEETEEWWVQCDKCEAWQHQICALFNGRRNDGGQADYTCPNCYTEEVERGERQPLPQSAVLGAKDLPRTILSDHIENRLFKKLKQERMERARVLCKSYDEVPGAEALVVRVVSSVDKKLEVKQRFLEIFQEENYPKEFGYKSKVVLLFQKIEGVEVCLFGMYVQEFGTECEQPNHRRVYLSYLDSVKYFRPEIRAVTGEALRTYVYHEILIGYLEYCKLRGFTSCYIWACPPLKGEDYILYCHPEIQKTPKSDKLREWYLSMLRKATKENIVVELTNLYDHFFITSGECKAKVTAARLPYFDGDYWPGAAEDIIFQICQEEEGRKQNKKGLIKKPITKRALKASGQTDLSGNTSKDLMLMHRLGETIVPMKEDFIMVHLQPACTHCCLLMVSGKLWVCRICKNFQLCERCHEIEQTREDRERHPINHREKHPLYPMEINDVPTDTKDKDEILESEFFDTRQAFLSLCQGNHYQYDTLRRAKHSSMMVLYHLHNPTAPAFVTTCNRCHLDIETGQGWRCETCPDYDVCNSCYYKDGGIDHPHKLTHHPSIAERDAQNKEARQQRVIQLRKMLDLLVHASLCRSPLCQYPNCRKVKGLFRHGINCKVRAVGGCLLCKRMWYLLQLHARSCKDSQCHVPRCRDLNEHLRRLQQQADSRRRAAVMEMMRQRAAEVASGT; encoded by the exons ATGAATTTACAGACGCATATCACTGGACAGTACTCCGGGCAGGTACCCAATCAAGTCGGGAGCTCATTTCCTGCTATCCAACATCAGCAGAACATGATGCAAAATTCTGGAGGTCAGCGTAGTACACTTACTATGGACCCTGTTATTCTGAAGGCACGGAAGTTTATACATGAGAAAAT TTATGAATATCTCATGCGGCGACAACAAAGTCAAGATTTACCTCCAAAGAAATTGCTGGATATTGTTAAACGTTTAGAGGAAGGACTGTATAAAACAGCTACCTCAAAG gagGAATATGTGAACTTGGAAACATTGGAAATTCGTTTACATGATATAATTAAACGTGTTTCCTTAAATAATCATGCTCAACAATATCAACAACAAGGCAATACCTCTGTTGCAATGGGAACAATGATTCCAACTCCCGGTATTTCTCAAAGTGCGAATTCAAGCTTAAATGCCCAGTCATCCATGGATCACTCGTTTGTGGCGGCAAATGGCGGTAATACCATGGTCAATACTGGAAGTTTCATTCCTAATACCATGGGGCCTTCTGGTGGGATGCATAGCGGCCACTTCACCTCATCAGACG TTGTCTCCATTTTTACAGGAGTGAGTAATGGATATCAACAGTCAACATCTAATTTTGCCGTTAGGTCAGGTGGAAACAGCTTAATCTCATCAATGGGGGCACAAAGAATGGCAAGCCAAATGATACCTACTCCTGGATTTAGTGATAATAACAACAGTAACaatagtaacaataataatagcaATAATGGGAATAGTTTAAGTAACCAATCTTACATGAACATGGATTCATCAAATAATGCTGGGATTTTGGGTGTGGAATCTACAATGGTATCTCAACCATTACAACAAGTACAGCAACTTGGAAGTCAAAATAGTCGAATCTTGCATAGCCTTGGAAGTCAGATGAATGGGGGAATCAGGTCTAGTTTGCATCAGAAAGCTTACGGTCTCCAGAATGGGTCTATGAATGGAGGGGTAGGGATGATGGGTAGCAATTTACAAATGATGAATGGTTCAGGAACCTCAGAGGGATACCAACTAGCTTCTCATTATGGGAACTCGCCCAAACCACTGTCACAACATTTTGACCCTCATCAGCGCCAGATGTCACTTG GTGATGGATATGGGAGTGGCATCATTGATTCTTCAGGAGCTGGGAATCTCTATGGTCCAACAACCTCCAATTCCTCTATGATGAATAATCAAAACATGAACGCTGTAAGCTTACAGGCGTTGCATAAGACAAGCGCCCCGATGATGATAAATCAGTCGAACTTACATACTACTCAGCAGCCTCATCTTCAGCAACAGAAGCAGCAAAATCAAAGTCAACCGAATCAGCAGTTTTCATATGGCCAATCTCAACAGATACCTGATCCTGGCAGACAAGTAAAATCCGAGCCTGGATTAGAGGCTCAAAGTGAACAATACCAGTCATCCATGGCAGCGAATAACTTCAGTCAGGTCTCCGGAGAAAACCATGACAGATTTAATCAACCAGATTCTCGGGACATGTTCTTACCATCGAGAGAAACTTCACACCAATTGGCTGTGGACCCCCAAAATGATCTTACTCGGGGTCAATGGAAGTCAAACATATCCGATGGTTTGAATGTTCAAGAGGAATTTAATCAAAGAATAACAGGGAATAGTATATCTTCCGAAGGATCTACTGCTAATAGAACTGTAAAGCCCCTAAATTCTGCTAACTCAAATCGGGAATTAGAATTCAACAATCAAAAAAGATGGCTTTTGTTTCTGATGCATGCACGTAGTTGTAGTCATCCACCTGGCAAATGCCTTGAACGTCGTtgcattgatgctcaaaaattATTGAATCATATGAAATTATGTAAAGATGACGTCCAATGTAAACATCCCCGGTGTCCTAAAACAAGAGAATTAATATCTCATTTCAATAATTGTAAGGATACATGCTGTCCGGTTTGTGTTCCCGTAAGGCGTTATAGGCAACTTATAGTTGGCATGCGAACAAATCCCACAAAGTCTGGTCCAACTGTGGTTGAAACTTCAGAAGATTTACATCCATCTATGAAACGAATGAAGATTGAGCCGCAATCACAATGCCAATCCCAATCACAGTCACTAGCTACTGACAATGAGAAGTCTACAACTCCACAAGCTGTTCAGAAATCTCGGGTTGAACAGGTTGAAGTACGGCAGGTTGATATCCCGCTTGCTCCAATAAAGCCTGAAATAACTGGATTTTCTAAGGTTAGTGATGTAAAACATGATAATATCGAAGATCTAGGTCGTCCGAAATCTGAAATTGGGTTGATTGTGCCAAAGGAGACGATGGCGTCCTCTAACGAGTTTATGAAGACCGAGAAAGAGGTGTATCAGGCCCAACCGGGAACTGGTGTCCCAGCAGGTGAAACATCTGTTAAAACCAAGTCCGGTAAGCCAAAAATAAGTGGAGTATCCATGATGGAGTTGTTTACACCAGAGCAGGTTCGGGAGCATATCATGGGTCTCAGACAATGGGTCGGCCAG AGCAAAGCTAAGGCAGAAAAGAACCAAGCCATGGAGAATTCAATGAGTGAGAATTCTTGTCAGCTATGTGCTGTTGAAAAGCTCAGTTTTGAACCACCACCTATATATTGTACTCCTTGTGGTGCTCGAATAAAAAGGAATGCAATGTATTACACCATTGGGGCCGGAGATACACGTCATTACTTCTGCATTCCCTGCTATAATGAGACCCGTGGAGACTCGATTAACGTGGACGGAACCAATTGTTTGAAAGCAAAAatggagaaaaagaaaaacgacGAGGAGACTGAAGAATGG TGGGTTCAATGTGACAAATGTGAAGCTTGGCAACACCAAATTTGTGCATTATTTAATGGTCGAAGAAATGATGGAGGGCAAGCAGATTACACTTGTCCAAATTGTTACACAGAAGAAGTGGAAAGAGGAGAAAGGCAACCGTTACCACAAAGTGCTGTTCTTGGTGCAAAAGATTTGCCTCGAACAATACTCAGTGATCACATAGAGAACCGGCTGTTTAAGAAATTAAAGCAGGAAAGAATGGAGAGGGCAAGGGTCCTTTGCAAAAGTTATGATGAG GTTCCAGGAGCAGAAGCACTTGTCGTCAGAGTTGTCTCATCTGTTGACAAAAAGTTGGAAGTCAAGCAGAGATTCCTTGAAATCTTTCAAGAGGAGAATTATCCAAAGGAATTTGGGTATAAATCTAAG gtggttttgttattccagaaaaTTGAAGGGGTAGAAGTATGTTTGTTTGGCATGTATGTCCAAGAATTTGGAACAGAATGTGAGCAGCCGAATCATCGCCGTGTTTATCTTTCTTATTTGGATTCAGTTAAATACTTCAGGCCCGAGATTAGAGCGGTGACTGGGGAGGCACTCCGAACATATGTATATCATGAAATTCTG ATCGGTTACCTAGAATATTGCAAATTGCGTGGTTTCACAAGTTGCTATATATGGGCATGCCCTCCGCTAAAGGGTGAAGACTATATCTTATATTGCCATCCTGAAATTCAGAAGACACCAAAGTCTGATAAACTAAGGGAATG GTATTTGTCGATGTTAAGAAAGGCTACAAAGGAAAACATTGTTGTTGAGCTCACCAATCTATATGACCATTTTTTCATAACCTCTGGAGAGTGTAAAGCTAAGGTTACTGCAGCGCGGTTGCCATATTTTGATGGTGACTATTGGCCGGGTGCGGCCGAGgatataatttttcaaatttgtcaagaagaagaaggaagaaaacaaaataaaaaagggttGATCAAAAAGCCCATAACAAAACGAGCCCTGAAGGCCTCTGGTCAAACTGATCTTTCTGGAAATACGTCCAAAGATCTTATGTTGATGCATAGG CTTGGAGAAACAATTGTCCCAATGAAGGAAGATTTCATTATGGTTCACTTGCAACCTGCATGCACACATTGCTGTCTTCTAATGGTATCTGGAAAACTTTGGGTTTGCCGTATCTGCAAGAATTTTCAGCTTTGTGAAAG GTGTCACGAAATTGAGCAAACGCGTGAGGATAGGGAGAGACATCCTATCAATCACAGGGAGAAACATCCACTCTATCCT ATGGAGATTAATGATGTGCCTACAGATACCAAAGATAAAGATGAAATTCTCGAGAGTGAGTTTTTTGATACTCGACAGGCTTTTCTTAGTCTTTGCCAAGGAAATCATTATCAATATGACACTCTTCGTCGTGCTAAACATTCATCAATGATGGTTTTATATCATCTCCATAATCCAACTGCACCTGCATTTGTAACAACATGCAATAGATGCCATCTTGATATTGAAACTGGACAAGGTTGGCGGTGCGAGACCTGCCCCGATTATGATGTTTGCAATTCATGTTATTACAAGGATGGGGGAATTGATCATCCTCATAAGTTGACACATCATCCATCAATTGCTGAACGTGATGCACAAAATAAAGAAGCAAGGCAACAACGAGTTATACAG CTAAGAAAAATGCTTGATCTCCTGGTGCATGCATCTCTGTGTCGATCTCCGCTTTGCCAGTATCCAAACTGTCGTAAAGTTAAGGGACTTTTTAGACATGGAATTAATTGCAAAGTACGTGCTGTTGGGGGTTGTCTTCTTTGCAAGAGAATGTGGTATCTCCTTCAACTTCATGCTCGCTCATGTAAAGATTCTCAATGTCATGTGCCTCGATGCAG AGATTTGAATGAACATTTGAGAAGGCTGCAACAACAAGCAGACAGCCGTCGGAGAGCAGCTGTAATGGAGATGATGAGGCAACGTGCAGCCGAGGTTGCTAGCGGCACCTGA
- the LOC122606613 gene encoding histone acetyltransferase HAC1-like isoform X2, whose protein sequence is MNLQTHITGQYSGQVPNQVGSSFPAIQHQQNMMQNSGGQRSTLTMDPVILKARKFIHEKIYEYLMRRQQSQDLPPKKLLDIVKRLEEGLYKTATSKEEYVNLETLEIRLHDIIKRVSLNNHAQQYQQQGNTSVAMGTMIPTPGISQSANSSLNAQSSMDHSFVAANGGNTMVNTGSFIPNTMGPSGGMHSGHFTSSDGVSNGYQQSTSNFAVRSGGNSLISSMGAQRMASQMIPTPGFSDNNNSNNSNNNNSNNGNSLSNQSYMNMDSSNNAGILGVESTMVSQPLQQVQQLGSQNSRILHSLGSQMNGGIRSSLHQKAYGLQNGSMNGGVGMMGSNLQMMNGSGTSEGYQLASHYGNSPKPLSQHFDPHQRQMSLGDGYGSGIIDSSGAGNLYGPTTSNSSMMNNQNMNAVSLQALHKTSAPMMINQSNLHTTQQPHLQQQKQQNQSQPNQQFSYGQSQQIPDPGRQVKSEPGLEAQSEQYQSSMAANNFSQVSGENHDRFNQPDSRDMFLPSRETSHQLAVDPQNDLTRGQWKSNISDGLNVQEEFNQRITGNSISSEGSTANRTVKPLNSANSNRELEFNNQKRWLLFLMHARSCSHPPGKCLERRCIDAQKLLNHMKLCKDDVQCKHPRCPKTRELISHFNNCKDTCCPVCVPVRRYRQLIVGMRTNPTKSGPTVVETSEDLHPSMKRMKIEPQSQCQSQSQSLATDNEKSTTPQAVQKSRVEQVEVRQVDIPLAPIKPEITGFSKVSDVKHDNIEDLGRPKSEIGLIVPKETMASSNEFMKTEKEVYQAQPGTGVPAGETSVKTKSGKPKISGVSMMELFTPEQVREHIMGLRQWVGQSKAKAEKNQAMENSMSENSCQLCAVEKLSFEPPPIYCTPCGARIKRNAMYYTIGAGDTRHYFCIPCYNETRGDSINVDGTNCLKAKMEKKKNDEETEEWWVQCDKCEAWQHQICALFNGRRNDGGQADYTCPNCYTEEVERGERQPLPQSAVLGAKDLPRTILSDHIENRLFKKLKQERMERARVLCKSYDEVPGAEALVVRVVSSVDKKLEVKQRFLEIFQEENYPKEFGYKSKVVLLFQKIEGVEVCLFGMYVQEFGTECEQPNHRRVYLSYLDSVKYFRPEIRAVTGEALRTYVYHEILIGYLEYCKLRGFTSCYIWACPPLKGEDYILYCHPEIQKTPKSDKLREWYLSMLRKATKENIVVELTNLYDHFFITSGECKAKVTAARLPYFDGDYWPGAAEDIIFQICQEEEGRKQNKKGLIKKPITKRALKASGQTDLSGNTSKDLMLMHRLGETIVPMKEDFIMVHLQPACTHCCLLMVSGKLWVCRICKNFQLCERCHEIEQTREDRERHPINHREKHPLYPMEINDVPTDTKDKDEILESEFFDTRQAFLSLCQGNHYQYDTLRRAKHSSMMVLYHLHNPTAPAFVTTCNRCHLDIETGQGWRCETCPDYDVCNSCYYKDGGIDHPHKLTHHPSIAERDAQNKEARQQRVIQLRKMLDLLVHASLCRSPLCQYPNCRKVKGLFRHGINCKVRAVGGCLLCKRMWYLLQLHARSCKDSQCHVPRCRDLNEHLRRLQQQADSRRRAAVMEMMRQRAAEVASGT, encoded by the exons ATGAATTTACAGACGCATATCACTGGACAGTACTCCGGGCAGGTACCCAATCAAGTCGGGAGCTCATTTCCTGCTATCCAACATCAGCAGAACATGATGCAAAATTCTGGAGGTCAGCGTAGTACACTTACTATGGACCCTGTTATTCTGAAGGCACGGAAGTTTATACATGAGAAAAT TTATGAATATCTCATGCGGCGACAACAAAGTCAAGATTTACCTCCAAAGAAATTGCTGGATATTGTTAAACGTTTAGAGGAAGGACTGTATAAAACAGCTACCTCAAAG gagGAATATGTGAACTTGGAAACATTGGAAATTCGTTTACATGATATAATTAAACGTGTTTCCTTAAATAATCATGCTCAACAATATCAACAACAAGGCAATACCTCTGTTGCAATGGGAACAATGATTCCAACTCCCGGTATTTCTCAAAGTGCGAATTCAAGCTTAAATGCCCAGTCATCCATGGATCACTCGTTTGTGGCGGCAAATGGCGGTAATACCATGGTCAATACTGGAAGTTTCATTCCTAATACCATGGGGCCTTCTGGTGGGATGCATAGCGGCCACTTCACCTCATCAGACG GAGTGAGTAATGGATATCAACAGTCAACATCTAATTTTGCCGTTAGGTCAGGTGGAAACAGCTTAATCTCATCAATGGGGGCACAAAGAATGGCAAGCCAAATGATACCTACTCCTGGATTTAGTGATAATAACAACAGTAACaatagtaacaataataatagcaATAATGGGAATAGTTTAAGTAACCAATCTTACATGAACATGGATTCATCAAATAATGCTGGGATTTTGGGTGTGGAATCTACAATGGTATCTCAACCATTACAACAAGTACAGCAACTTGGAAGTCAAAATAGTCGAATCTTGCATAGCCTTGGAAGTCAGATGAATGGGGGAATCAGGTCTAGTTTGCATCAGAAAGCTTACGGTCTCCAGAATGGGTCTATGAATGGAGGGGTAGGGATGATGGGTAGCAATTTACAAATGATGAATGGTTCAGGAACCTCAGAGGGATACCAACTAGCTTCTCATTATGGGAACTCGCCCAAACCACTGTCACAACATTTTGACCCTCATCAGCGCCAGATGTCACTTG GTGATGGATATGGGAGTGGCATCATTGATTCTTCAGGAGCTGGGAATCTCTATGGTCCAACAACCTCCAATTCCTCTATGATGAATAATCAAAACATGAACGCTGTAAGCTTACAGGCGTTGCATAAGACAAGCGCCCCGATGATGATAAATCAGTCGAACTTACATACTACTCAGCAGCCTCATCTTCAGCAACAGAAGCAGCAAAATCAAAGTCAACCGAATCAGCAGTTTTCATATGGCCAATCTCAACAGATACCTGATCCTGGCAGACAAGTAAAATCCGAGCCTGGATTAGAGGCTCAAAGTGAACAATACCAGTCATCCATGGCAGCGAATAACTTCAGTCAGGTCTCCGGAGAAAACCATGACAGATTTAATCAACCAGATTCTCGGGACATGTTCTTACCATCGAGAGAAACTTCACACCAATTGGCTGTGGACCCCCAAAATGATCTTACTCGGGGTCAATGGAAGTCAAACATATCCGATGGTTTGAATGTTCAAGAGGAATTTAATCAAAGAATAACAGGGAATAGTATATCTTCCGAAGGATCTACTGCTAATAGAACTGTAAAGCCCCTAAATTCTGCTAACTCAAATCGGGAATTAGAATTCAACAATCAAAAAAGATGGCTTTTGTTTCTGATGCATGCACGTAGTTGTAGTCATCCACCTGGCAAATGCCTTGAACGTCGTtgcattgatgctcaaaaattATTGAATCATATGAAATTATGTAAAGATGACGTCCAATGTAAACATCCCCGGTGTCCTAAAACAAGAGAATTAATATCTCATTTCAATAATTGTAAGGATACATGCTGTCCGGTTTGTGTTCCCGTAAGGCGTTATAGGCAACTTATAGTTGGCATGCGAACAAATCCCACAAAGTCTGGTCCAACTGTGGTTGAAACTTCAGAAGATTTACATCCATCTATGAAACGAATGAAGATTGAGCCGCAATCACAATGCCAATCCCAATCACAGTCACTAGCTACTGACAATGAGAAGTCTACAACTCCACAAGCTGTTCAGAAATCTCGGGTTGAACAGGTTGAAGTACGGCAGGTTGATATCCCGCTTGCTCCAATAAAGCCTGAAATAACTGGATTTTCTAAGGTTAGTGATGTAAAACATGATAATATCGAAGATCTAGGTCGTCCGAAATCTGAAATTGGGTTGATTGTGCCAAAGGAGACGATGGCGTCCTCTAACGAGTTTATGAAGACCGAGAAAGAGGTGTATCAGGCCCAACCGGGAACTGGTGTCCCAGCAGGTGAAACATCTGTTAAAACCAAGTCCGGTAAGCCAAAAATAAGTGGAGTATCCATGATGGAGTTGTTTACACCAGAGCAGGTTCGGGAGCATATCATGGGTCTCAGACAATGGGTCGGCCAG AGCAAAGCTAAGGCAGAAAAGAACCAAGCCATGGAGAATTCAATGAGTGAGAATTCTTGTCAGCTATGTGCTGTTGAAAAGCTCAGTTTTGAACCACCACCTATATATTGTACTCCTTGTGGTGCTCGAATAAAAAGGAATGCAATGTATTACACCATTGGGGCCGGAGATACACGTCATTACTTCTGCATTCCCTGCTATAATGAGACCCGTGGAGACTCGATTAACGTGGACGGAACCAATTGTTTGAAAGCAAAAatggagaaaaagaaaaacgacGAGGAGACTGAAGAATGG TGGGTTCAATGTGACAAATGTGAAGCTTGGCAACACCAAATTTGTGCATTATTTAATGGTCGAAGAAATGATGGAGGGCAAGCAGATTACACTTGTCCAAATTGTTACACAGAAGAAGTGGAAAGAGGAGAAAGGCAACCGTTACCACAAAGTGCTGTTCTTGGTGCAAAAGATTTGCCTCGAACAATACTCAGTGATCACATAGAGAACCGGCTGTTTAAGAAATTAAAGCAGGAAAGAATGGAGAGGGCAAGGGTCCTTTGCAAAAGTTATGATGAG GTTCCAGGAGCAGAAGCACTTGTCGTCAGAGTTGTCTCATCTGTTGACAAAAAGTTGGAAGTCAAGCAGAGATTCCTTGAAATCTTTCAAGAGGAGAATTATCCAAAGGAATTTGGGTATAAATCTAAG gtggttttgttattccagaaaaTTGAAGGGGTAGAAGTATGTTTGTTTGGCATGTATGTCCAAGAATTTGGAACAGAATGTGAGCAGCCGAATCATCGCCGTGTTTATCTTTCTTATTTGGATTCAGTTAAATACTTCAGGCCCGAGATTAGAGCGGTGACTGGGGAGGCACTCCGAACATATGTATATCATGAAATTCTG ATCGGTTACCTAGAATATTGCAAATTGCGTGGTTTCACAAGTTGCTATATATGGGCATGCCCTCCGCTAAAGGGTGAAGACTATATCTTATATTGCCATCCTGAAATTCAGAAGACACCAAAGTCTGATAAACTAAGGGAATG GTATTTGTCGATGTTAAGAAAGGCTACAAAGGAAAACATTGTTGTTGAGCTCACCAATCTATATGACCATTTTTTCATAACCTCTGGAGAGTGTAAAGCTAAGGTTACTGCAGCGCGGTTGCCATATTTTGATGGTGACTATTGGCCGGGTGCGGCCGAGgatataatttttcaaatttgtcaagaagaagaaggaagaaaacaaaataaaaaagggttGATCAAAAAGCCCATAACAAAACGAGCCCTGAAGGCCTCTGGTCAAACTGATCTTTCTGGAAATACGTCCAAAGATCTTATGTTGATGCATAGG CTTGGAGAAACAATTGTCCCAATGAAGGAAGATTTCATTATGGTTCACTTGCAACCTGCATGCACACATTGCTGTCTTCTAATGGTATCTGGAAAACTTTGGGTTTGCCGTATCTGCAAGAATTTTCAGCTTTGTGAAAG GTGTCACGAAATTGAGCAAACGCGTGAGGATAGGGAGAGACATCCTATCAATCACAGGGAGAAACATCCACTCTATCCT ATGGAGATTAATGATGTGCCTACAGATACCAAAGATAAAGATGAAATTCTCGAGAGTGAGTTTTTTGATACTCGACAGGCTTTTCTTAGTCTTTGCCAAGGAAATCATTATCAATATGACACTCTTCGTCGTGCTAAACATTCATCAATGATGGTTTTATATCATCTCCATAATCCAACTGCACCTGCATTTGTAACAACATGCAATAGATGCCATCTTGATATTGAAACTGGACAAGGTTGGCGGTGCGAGACCTGCCCCGATTATGATGTTTGCAATTCATGTTATTACAAGGATGGGGGAATTGATCATCCTCATAAGTTGACACATCATCCATCAATTGCTGAACGTGATGCACAAAATAAAGAAGCAAGGCAACAACGAGTTATACAG CTAAGAAAAATGCTTGATCTCCTGGTGCATGCATCTCTGTGTCGATCTCCGCTTTGCCAGTATCCAAACTGTCGTAAAGTTAAGGGACTTTTTAGACATGGAATTAATTGCAAAGTACGTGCTGTTGGGGGTTGTCTTCTTTGCAAGAGAATGTGGTATCTCCTTCAACTTCATGCTCGCTCATGTAAAGATTCTCAATGTCATGTGCCTCGATGCAG AGATTTGAATGAACATTTGAGAAGGCTGCAACAACAAGCAGACAGCCGTCGGAGAGCAGCTGTAATGGAGATGATGAGGCAACGTGCAGCCGAGGTTGCTAGCGGCACCTGA